The Acidobacteriota bacterium region CAAGCCGGTGAAGACGGCGAACCCTCCGGCCAGTCCCCAGCCGCTTCCGGGAGCCAGGCTCCGGTAGGCTCCGACCGGATTTCGCTGGGTTCTTCGGCCCACGGCCAACTCGGCCAGCATGACCGGGACCCCGATCATAAAAGTAGCGATCACGTAGACCAGAACGAAGGCGCCCCCTCCGCTCTGTCCCGCCTCGGTGGGGAACCGCCAGATATTGCCGAGCCCGATGGCTGAACCGACCACAGCCAGGACGAAACCGAGCCCGGAGCCCCAGTAGCCTCTTTGATTGGCCCCGGCGGGTTCGCTCATGCCGCGCCTCCCGAGAACTCCTCCAGGAACGAGGTCCCATAGTTTCCCTTCAGGAAGTCGGGGTGGCGGATCACCCTTCGGTGGAAGGGCAGGGTGGTCTCGATCCCCTCCACGATGAAGGTGTCCAAGGCCCGGTTCAGCCGGGAGATGGCCTCTTCCCGGTCGTTGCCGTGGGCGATGAGTTTGGCGATGAGGGAATCGTAGTGAGGTGAAATGACGCAATCCGTATAGGCTGCGGAATCGACCCGGATACCGGGCCCTCCCGGAGCATGGTAGGCATGGATTCGGCCTGGCGACGGAGTGAAGGTCTCGGACGATTCGGCGTTGAGCCGGCATTCGATGCTGCTTCCCCGGAAGGCCACGTCCTCCTGGGAAAAGTCCAGAGGAAAGCCCGCGGCGATCAGGATCTGCTGTTTCACGATGTCGATTCCCGTAATCATCTCCGTCACCGGATGCTCGACCTGGATCCTGGTGTTCATCTCGATGAAGTAATGGTTGCCCTCCTGGTCGAACAGAAACTCCACCGTCCCGGCGTTCTGATAGCCGATCTGCTTCAGGGCCTGCACCACCTGGCTTCCCAGCTCCATTCGCCTGCCGGGGCTGAGAAACGGGCTGGGAGACTCCTCCACCAGTTTCTGGTGCCGCCGCTGGATGGAACAGTCACGCTCCCCCAGGTGGACGATGTTTCCTTGCTCGTCGGCCAGGACCTGGAACTCGATATGGCGCGGGTTCTCGAGATACCGCTCCAGATAGACCTGGGAGTTGCCGAATGCGCTTTCCGCCTCGGACTGGACCAGTGACAGGGAATCCAGGAATTCCTGTTCCCGGCGAATGATACGCATCCCTTTCCCGCCGCCTCCGGCTGCCGCCTTGATGATGAGGGGAAAGCCGACCTGCCGCGCCAATGCGGTAGGATCCGGGGTTTTCCGGTCAATGACTCCGGTGCCGGGAATGGTGGGAATTCCCAGGTCCTGAATCGTCTCCCGTGCCCGGGACTTGTCTCCCATGAGGCTGATGGCAGACGCCGAGGGGCCGATGAACCGAATGCCGCAGTTGTCGCAGACCTCCGCGAAGTGGGAACTCTCGGCCAGATAGCCGTAACCTGGATGGATGGCGTCGACGTTGGTGATTTCGGCCGCGCTGATGATGCTGGGGATGTTCAGATAGCTGTCGTAGCTTCGGGGCGGGCCGATGCAGACGGCCTCGTCGGAGAAGCGGACATGGAGCAGGTCCCGATCCGCTTCCGAGTAGACTGCGACCGTGCGAATGCCCAATTCCTTGCAGGCGGCGACGACACGGAGCGCGATCTCACCCCGGTTGGCGATGAGGATTTTTCTGAACATGCTAGGTGCGGACTTCGAACAGTGGCTCACCGTATTCGACGGGCTGGCCGTTCTCAACCAGGATGCGAACGATCTGGCCATCCACGTCGCTCTCGATCTGATTGAAGATCTTCATGGCCTCGATGATGCAGAGAGTGTCCCCTTCGCGGATGGTGGCTCCGACTTGGACGAAGGAGTCTGCGTCAGGCTTGGGTGAAGAGTAGTAGGTCCCCACCATGGGTGCGGTGAAGACGTGAAGGTTTTCCGGGGCGGACACGGGCTCGGCGGGAGCAGTTTCGACGGGAGGGGCCTCCTGAACGGTGGGAGCCGCGGGTTCAGGCGGCGAGTCGGCACCGCCGCGAAGAATCCGGAGCCGGACTCCTTCCCGTTCCAACTCGAACTCCGCCACATCGAACTCGTCGATGAGCTTCAGTAAAGATCGGATCTCCCTGGTATTCATCCTTTTTCCTGCGCCGGCTTCTCCCCGCGCCGTGTAAGTTTAGTCTCCACGGCCCCGCGGGAACAAGTCGGAACGGCCCAATGCGCCTGGCGACCCACTGTGCGCGCCAGTCGGGGCCGCTCCTCTGCCGGATGGGAAATTTCCCCTTCCTCACTCTTTCAGCGGTCCGGGTCGGACAACAGCCGGTACCCGGTTTCGGTCACGGCAACCACGTCCTCGATCCGGACGCCCAGACGTCCGGGAAGATAGATCCCCGGTTCCACGGTGAAGACCATGCCGGGCTCGAGGGTTTGGGGCCGGATCGGTGAGATTCGGGGCAGTTCGTGGACTTCCAGGCCCAGTCCGTGTCCCGTGCCGTGTTGGAAGTGGTTCCCATGGCCGGCTTCTTCGATGACGCGTCGAGCCGCCCGATCCACGTCGCTGGACCGGACGCCGGGACGGATGGAGTCCAGCGCCGCGCGCTGCGCTTCCGAGACAATGTCGAAGATCTCCGGCTTGCCGACTCCGCGAGGAAGGTGGATGCGGGTGAGATCGCTCAGATACCCTCCCGAGCGGATCCCGAAGTCGATCAGGAGGAGTTCCTCCTCTCCCCAGATTCGGCCGCCGGCCACGCCGTGGGGCAGGGACGATCGAGGCCCGCTGGCCACGATCGTGGGGAAAGCGGTGCCCTCGCCTCCGGCCTCGCGCATCTCCATTTCCAGGATGCCCGCCATCCTGACCTCGGCCAGCCCGGGGGAGATTCGGTCGAGAAAGCGGGCGTAGGCCCCCTGCGCCAGCTCGAAGGCATGGACCAACGCCTCGATTTCGCTGGGTTCCTTGATGGTGCGCAGGGTCTCGATCAGGTCGTGTTCCGGTGCCCACTCGACGGCTGCCGACCAGGTCTGGATCCGCAGCCAGAGGTCGCAACTGGCGTGAGTGGCCTCCAACCCGAGTCGTTGCCGAGTGCTCCCGCCGGGAAAATGGTCGTTCAACAGCTCTTCCAGGGCCTGTTCGAACGAACCCCGAATCAGCCGGGGGGTGCAGTTCGCGGCCGTGGCCCGAGCCTGTTCATGATACCGGGAGTCCACCAGGAGTATGGTTTCGTGGCCCAGGCAGCATGCCAGTCCCGCCGAGCCGGTGAAGTTGAAGAGGTAGGCGAGATTGGGCCTGTGCTGGACCAGAAATCCGTCCAGGCCGCGGCCCTCGATCGCGGTCAGAAAGCGGCCATAGCGGCCCCGAAAGTCGTGCATCCCCGGACTCTACCATCTACCTGATCCGGGGCGTGATGAAGAAAATAATTTCCCGGGTTTCCCGGCTTTGGGAGTTCCTCCGAAAGAGCCTGCCCAGGACCGGGATGCGGCTCAGACCGGGGACCCTCTGCTCCAGCGTACGGTCGATGTCCAGGAGGATCCCCCCGATTACGGCCGTACCTTCATGGGGGATCAGAACTACGGTCTGGGATTCGCTGGTGAGGATGGTGGGGATGCCTTGAACGGTCCGGCTGAAATCGGGGACGTTGTTTTCCACCTTGATTTTCAACAGGACCGTCTTCTCGCGCGTGATCTGCGGCGTCACCAGAAGTCGCAGGGCGGCAGTCTCGAAGCGGACCGTGGTCGTGAAGTCGTGCTCGACTGGAATCGGAATCCGGGCTCCCTGGGTGATGATGGCCTCTACGTTGTTCAGGGCGGTGACCCGGGGCTTGGAAAGGATGCGAACTTCTCCGTCTGATTCGGCGGCCGTGAGAAGAGCATCCAGGCGCACGGTGTCCAGCACCGGCACGGCCGCCACGCCGGGAGAACCCGATGCCGGCCCCACCGGGGTGCTCATGCGGATGGAGCCCGAGGCGCCCCGGCCGCTCCCCCCCGCCAGCAGGTCGAGCTGGAGGCCCAGGTTCCGGGCGAAGGTGGTGGTGGCCTCGATGATTCTGGCCTCGATCTCGACTTGACGCTCGGCAACGTCCAGGCGGTCGAGGAGTCGATTCATCTCCGCGACTCGAGGGGGGATGTCGGTCATCAACACGGTATTGGTCCGGGTGTCCACATCCAACCGGCCCTTCTGACCCAGTTGGTTCTTCAGGCTCTTGGCCGCCTCCTCGGCGGAGGCGTAGTTCAGGGACCGGGCCACGGTCGCCGGCTCCTGGCTCTCATGTTCCAGTTCCAGCATCTTCCGTTCCCGCTCCTTCTCCGCCCGGAGAGTCTCTTGACGGGAAATGCGGATCAGGTCGTCCTGTACCGTCCGGGTCAGGGAATGGCTCTTGAGGACCATCTCCACGATCCGGTCCAGGGCCAGCCGCTCCACGCGCAGTGTCACGTTTCCCGACACGTCGGAATCGATCACCATGTTGAGGTCGCTCAACTCCGCGACGGTGCGAAAGAAATCCACCAGGGAGGCGTCGACCAGGCTCATGGAAACCGGCTGACGCAACGGATCGGGAACCTCTGGGACTTCGGGTCCTGAACCTCTCGTTGAGGAGGCGGCCAGGACCCAGAAGATGAGAACCCATCTGCACCGGAGTCGCGGACTGATCGGCATGGTCTCGGCTACCCTCCGGCGGAACGAATTCGCTTCGTGACCCAGGACCGGCCCGTGCCGCTCCCATCGACCCGGAAAATCACCCAGTCTCCCGAGACCTCCACCAAGTATCCGTCGGCGAATCGGGCTTTCATGGGAGCCAGG contains the following coding sequences:
- the accC gene encoding acetyl-CoA carboxylase biotin carboxylase subunit translates to MFRKILIANRGEIALRVVAACKELGIRTVAVYSEADRDLLHVRFSDEAVCIGPPRSYDSYLNIPSIISAAEITNVDAIHPGYGYLAESSHFAEVCDNCGIRFIGPSASAISLMGDKSRARETIQDLGIPTIPGTGVIDRKTPDPTALARQVGFPLIIKAAAGGGGKGMRIIRREQEFLDSLSLVQSEAESAFGNSQVYLERYLENPRHIEFQVLADEQGNIVHLGERDCSIQRRHQKLVEESPSPFLSPGRRMELGSQVVQALKQIGYQNAGTVEFLFDQEGNHYFIEMNTRIQVEHPVTEMITGIDIVKQQILIAAGFPLDFSQEDVAFRGSSIECRLNAESSETFTPSPGRIHAYHAPGGPGIRVDSAAYTDCVISPHYDSLIAKLIAHGNDREEAISRLNRALDTFIVEGIETTLPFHRRVIRHPDFLKGNYGTSFLEEFSGGAA
- the accB gene encoding acetyl-CoA carboxylase biotin carboxyl carrier protein encodes the protein MNTREIRSLLKLIDEFDVAEFELEREGVRLRILRGGADSPPEPAAPTVQEAPPVETAPAEPVSAPENLHVFTAPMVGTYYSSPKPDADSFVQVGATIREGDTLCIIEAMKIFNQIESDVDGQIVRILVENGQPVEYGEPLFEVRT
- a CDS encoding aminopeptidase P family protein, translating into MHDFRGRYGRFLTAIEGRGLDGFLVQHRPNLAYLFNFTGSAGLACCLGHETILLVDSRYHEQARATAANCTPRLIRGSFEQALEELLNDHFPGGSTRQRLGLEATHASCDLWLRIQTWSAAVEWAPEHDLIETLRTIKEPSEIEALVHAFELAQGAYARFLDRISPGLAEVRMAGILEMEMREAGGEGTAFPTIVASGPRSSLPHGVAGGRIWGEEELLLIDFGIRSGGYLSDLTRIHLPRGVGKPEIFDIVSEAQRAALDSIRPGVRSSDVDRAARRVIEEAGHGNHFQHGTGHGLGLEVHELPRISPIRPQTLEPGMVFTVEPGIYLPGRLGVRIEDVVAVTETGYRLLSDPDR